Below is a genomic region from Spongiibacter nanhainus.
TCATTAATCGCCTCCACAGCCCAGGGCTGGATGCTGGGTTCCTACGTCACTGGCCTGGAGCCAGGTGGCACCAACCTGCTGTTCTCGGCACTGATCGCACTGACTCTGCCTGCTCTCTATCTGATCCTTGGCTGCGGTTGGTTGCTGATGAAAACCGAAGGCGAGCTACTGACCAAATCCATCAACTGGGCCCGCAAGGCAATCTGGCCCATGGGTCTGGGGCTGCTGATGGTCTCGCTGGCCACACCGGTGGTCAGTGAAGTGATTGCCGACAAGTGGTTCACCTGGCCCAACATGCTGATGCTGGCACCGATTCCGCTGCTCTCTGCGGCCTGCTTTGGCGGCATCGTCTATCTATTGCAGCGGGACAACTGGATTTACCGGGGCCGGGGTTGGCTATTGTATGTACTCACTGTAGCGATCTGCGTGCTGGCCAGCCTGGGCTTGGCCTACAGCCTGTTCCCCAACATTATCATTGGCCAAATGACCATCTGGGACGCCTCCGCCTCGGTGAGTTCGCTGCTGTTTACGCTGGTGGGTGTGGTGCTGACCCTGCCGATGATCCTTGCCTACACCATCTTTGTGTACAAAATCTTTCACGGCAAGGCCACCGAGTTGCGCTACGACTAGCGCAGCCCTCGCCGGCGGCCGGGAGAGCCATCCCGGCAGCCCAGCGTGTATACTTGGCGCCAGATAGCATCACTGCGGGGCGCCATTGGTGGATAGCAACTGGGACAAAAAACGCAAGGCGCTGATTAGCCGCCTCAGCCGAGTAGAGGGCCAATTGCGCGGCATCCAGCGCATGATGGAGGAAGAGCAGGACTGTGAGCCGGTGGCCCAGCAATTGGCCGCCGCCCGCCGGGCCCTGGACAAGGCCTTCTTCGAGACGATGGCCTGCGCCATGGAGCAGGAACTGTGTAACTCCAGCGGCAAGCCTGCCGCAGAGGTAGAAAATCAAATCCGCCATATCACCGGTCTACTCAGCAAATACAGCTAACCCCCTGCCCACAAGACCAGCGGCAAACCCGATAGCGACTCAAACGCCACCATTCCCTCCCCATTCACCACCGGGTGATTGTCAAATTTGGCAAAGACATATGCCATAACTGGCACACTCCAATGACAAAAATATCGATCCCATTCCAAGAATTCAAAAATAATCTATATAAAACAATGTGTTAATTCCTTGCCATTGAGGCCAACAAAGCTGGCACGGCTTTTGTACCTACAATTACAGAATATGTTTATTCTTAAAATGCATATGAAAAGTTATTCATGTCTCGATAGCCATGAATAGCCATTCAAGATCCGGAGGATGCCAGCATGAACAAGCCGATCTCGTTTAGCGTCAACATGACACAACGCCCCGAAGTGACACCGTTTTTCGACGAGGACACCAATACCTTTTCCTACGTCGTCAAAGACCCTGCCAGCCAGGCCTGCGCGGTGGTGGATTCAGTGATGGAAATTGACTACGCCGCAGGCCGAACCAGCCTGGCCGGCGCCGACAAGATTATCGAGTTCATCACGGAACACGACCTCAAACTGGAGTGGCTGATTGAGACCCATGTCCATGCCGATCACCTCTCTGCCGCCCCCTACATTCAGGAGAAGCTGGGCGGCAAAATCGGCATCGGTGCCAACATCACCGTGGTGCAGGAGACCTTCGGCAAGATCTTTAACGCCGGCACTGAGTTTGCCCGGGACGGTTCCCAGTTCGACGCCCTGTTTAATGACGGCGACGAATATCGGGTGGGCGAGCTGGTCTGCCACGCCATCCACACCCCCGGCCACACCCCCGCCTGCATGACCCATGTGATGGGCGATGCAGCCTTTGTCGGCGACACCCTGTTTATGCCCGACGGCGGTACCGCCCGGGCCGACTTCCCGGGTGGCGACGCCCGGGTACTGTATCAGTCCATTCAGCGGGTGCTGTCTCTGCCGGACGAGACCCGGCTATTTATGTGCCACGACTACCAGCCCGGCGGCAGGGAGCTGGAATACCTCACCACAGTCAAAGCGGAAAAAGAGAGCAACATCCACGTTCACAACGGCATTGACGAAAACGCCTTTGTGGAAATGCGCGAGGCCCGGGACGCCACTCTGGATATGCCGCGTCTGATCCTGCCCTCACTGCAGGTCAATATGCGTGCCGGTCACCTACCCGACGCCGAAGACAATGGCACCGTGTATCTGAAACTGCCCCTCAACCTGTTGTAAGTCGCGAGGAGATGACCGTGGAATTTAAGCGCTTAGATGACAAACTGACTGTATCCGGCCAACTGTCCGCGACCGATGTCGCCGCCTTGGCAGAGCAAGGTGTCAAGGTATTGATTTGCAACCGCCCCGATGGCGAAGGCAACGACCAGTGCAGCTTCACCGAGATTCAAACCGAAGCGGAAAAGCACGGCATGCAGTGCCACTATCTACCAGTGGTATCCGGCAGAGTGGAGGACGGTGACGCCGAGGCCTTTGGCAAAGTACTGGACGAAACCACTGAGCCGGTACACGCTTACTGCCGCAGCGGTATGCGCTCTACTACCCTGTGGGCACTATCCCAGGGCGACAAACAACCACTCAGCGAGATCGTCAGTGCCGCCAGAAAGGCGGGCTACGACATGAGTGGGGTCGCCGCACGCATCGCCGGACAAGCCGAAGGGGGCCGGGATTTGGCCAGCTACGATGTGGTGATCGTGGGCGCGGGTGCCGCCGGTATCGCCACCGCGGCGAGCTTAAAAAAGCGCAACCATGCCATGTCCATCGCCATTATCGATCCCGCCGACGTTCACTACTACCAGCCCGGCTGGACCATGGTGGGAGGCGGCATCTTCCGGCCCGAGCAAACAGCCCGCACCATGGCGTCGCTGATTCCCCAAGGGGTGGACTGGATCAAGGCAGCCGTTGCCGCCTTTGATCCCGATCGCGACACGGTAATCCTGGAAGGCTGCCGGTTGATTCGCTATCAACGCCTGGTAGTAGCCCCCGGTTTAAAATTGAACTGGGACGGCATCGAAGGCTTGGTGGATACTCTGGGGCAAAACGGCGTCACCTCCAACTACCGCTACGACCTCGCTCCCTACACCTGGGAGCTGGTGCAAAACCTGAAGTCTGGACGCGCACTGTTTACCCAACCGCCCATGCCCATCAAATGCGCCGGCGCGCCACAAAAGGCGATGTACCTGTCTGGCGATTACTGGCGCCAACAGGGTCGTATCGACGATATCGACATCGAATTCTATAACGCCGGAGCGGTGTTATTTGGCGTCAAGGAATACGTACCCGCTCTGATGAAGTACGTAGAGCGCTACCAGGCCGCACTTAACTTCAACCACAAGCTGACCAAAATCGACGGCCCCCGCAAGGTAGCGACTTTTGAAGCCACCGATGGCGAGGGCAACAGCCATACTGTGGAGCGGGAGTTCGACATGATTCATGTGGTGCCACCGCAAACGGCGCCGGACTTTATTCGCAGCAGCCCCTTGGCCGACGATGCCGGCTGGGTCGATGTGGACCAAACCACCCTGCGCCATAAAAAGTACGACAATATCTGGTCGCTGGGGGATGCAATGAATGCCCCCAACGCCAAAACTGCCGCTGCGGCGCGGATGCAGGCGCCCATTGTGGCCAACAATATCCTCTACGATATGGGTAAGGGCCGCGGCGTTGCTCACTACAACGGCTATGGCTCCTGCCCGCTCACCGTCGAGCGGGGCAAAATCGTACTGGCGGAATTTGGCTACGGTGGCAAGCTGCTACCCAGCTTCCCCACCTGGCTGCTGGACGGCACCAAACCCAGCTGGATGGCGTGGTTCCTCAAAGAGAAAATGCTGCCACCCATCTACTGGAAAGGCATGCTGAAAGGTAAAGAGTGGATGGCACAGCCCGTCATCGACGATCAGTAAACCAGCAAAAGGGCACCGCGACTTTATGGATAGGCTGAAGCGTTACCTCCCCATCCTCGATTGGGGGCGCGACTACGACCGCCAGTCACTGGTCAGTGACCTGCTGGCGGCGGTTATCGTGACCATTATGCTGATCCCCCAGTCACTGGCTTATGCGTTACTGGCGGGCCTGCCGGCTGAGATGGGCTTGTACGCCAGTATCCTGCCGCTGATTGCCTACGGCATCTTTGGTACCAGTCGCACCTTGTCGGTGGGCCCGGTGGCAGTGGTGTCGCTGATGACCGCCTCTGCCATCGGCAGCATTGCCAGCGCCGGTAGCGTTGACTACATCGCCGCCGCGCTGCTGCTGGCGATGATGTCGGGCGCCTTCCTGCTGTTGATGGGGATATTGAGAATGGGCTTTTTGGCCAACTTTCTCTCTCACCCCGTCATTGCCGGGTTCATTACCGCCTCCGGCATTATTATCGCCTTTAGTCAGCTCAAGCATATTCTCGGCATCCAGGCCCACGGTGAAAACTTGCTGGCACTGTTGATCAGCCTGTTCGAGCATATCGACGACACCAACCTCTATACCCTGGCAGTGGGTATACCGGTAGTGGCGTTTTTATTTTGGGTTCGCAGCGGCTTAAAGCCATTGTTAGTCAAAATGGGCCTCTCCGATTATGCCGCCAGTATGCTGTCCAAAACCGGGCCAGTATTCGGGGTTGTCGCCACCAGTGTCGTTGCCTACCTGTGGGCGCTGGGTGACAAGAATGTGTCACTGGTGGGCCAGGTGCCCACCGGCCTGCCCAGCCTGACCTTTCCGGAATTGGCCAACCCGGCCTGGAAAGAGCTGCTGGTCTCGGCCATTTTTATCTCCATCATCGGCTTTGTGGAGTCGGTGTCGGTAGGCCACACCCTGGCTGCCAAGCGCCGCCAGAAAATCTCTACCGATCAGGAGTTAATCGGTCTCGGCGCCGCCAACCTGGCGGCATCAGTGAGTGGGGGCTACCCGGTGACCGGGGGCTTTGCCCGCTCGGTGGTTAATTTCGATGCCGGCGCCGTTACACCGGCGGC
It encodes:
- a CDS encoding bifunctional protein tyrosine phosphatase family protein/NAD(P)/FAD-dependent oxidoreductase, whose product is MTVEFKRLDDKLTVSGQLSATDVAALAEQGVKVLICNRPDGEGNDQCSFTEIQTEAEKHGMQCHYLPVVSGRVEDGDAEAFGKVLDETTEPVHAYCRSGMRSTTLWALSQGDKQPLSEIVSAARKAGYDMSGVAARIAGQAEGGRDLASYDVVIVGAGAAGIATAASLKKRNHAMSIAIIDPADVHYYQPGWTMVGGGIFRPEQTARTMASLIPQGVDWIKAAVAAFDPDRDTVILEGCRLIRYQRLVVAPGLKLNWDGIEGLVDTLGQNGVTSNYRYDLAPYTWELVQNLKSGRALFTQPPMPIKCAGAPQKAMYLSGDYWRQQGRIDDIDIEFYNAGAVLFGVKEYVPALMKYVERYQAALNFNHKLTKIDGPRKVATFEATDGEGNSHTVEREFDMIHVVPPQTAPDFIRSSPLADDAGWVDVDQTTLRHKKYDNIWSLGDAMNAPNAKTAAAARMQAPIVANNILYDMGKGRGVAHYNGYGSCPLTVERGKIVLAEFGYGGKLLPSFPTWLLDGTKPSWMAWFLKEKMLPPIYWKGMLKGKEWMAQPVIDDQ
- a CDS encoding SulP family inorganic anion transporter is translated as MDRLKRYLPILDWGRDYDRQSLVSDLLAAVIVTIMLIPQSLAYALLAGLPAEMGLYASILPLIAYGIFGTSRTLSVGPVAVVSLMTASAIGSIASAGSVDYIAAALLLAMMSGAFLLLMGILRMGFLANFLSHPVIAGFITASGIIIAFSQLKHILGIQAHGENLLALLISLFEHIDDTNLYTLAVGIPVVAFLFWVRSGLKPLLVKMGLSDYAASMLSKTGPVFGVVATSVVAYLWALGDKNVSLVGQVPTGLPSLTFPELANPAWKELLVSAIFISIIGFVESVSVGHTLAAKRRQKISTDQELIGLGAANLAASVSGGYPVTGGFARSVVNFDAGAVTPAAGMFTAVGIALAAMVFTPYLAYLPKATLAATIIVAVLSLVDFSILKRSWTYGKSDFVAVATTILVTLTMGVETGVACGVLASLMLHLYKTSKPHMAVVGEVPGTEHYRNVNRHKVITHSNILSLRIDESLYFANASYIEDRVYELLEDMPLVEHVILMCTAVNEIDLSALEALESINARLKDQGLKLHLSEVKGPVMDALQRSHFLQQLSGQVFLSQHQAVQQLAGDSGQTTSHNWEI
- a CDS encoding MBL fold metallo-hydrolase, whose amino-acid sequence is MTQRPEVTPFFDEDTNTFSYVVKDPASQACAVVDSVMEIDYAAGRTSLAGADKIIEFITEHDLKLEWLIETHVHADHLSAAPYIQEKLGGKIGIGANITVVQETFGKIFNAGTEFARDGSQFDALFNDGDEYRVGELVCHAIHTPGHTPACMTHVMGDAAFVGDTLFMPDGGTARADFPGGDARVLYQSIQRVLSLPDETRLFMCHDYQPGGRELEYLTTVKAEKESNIHVHNGIDENAFVEMREARDATLDMPRLILPSLQVNMRAGHLPDAEDNGTVYLKLPLNLL
- a CDS encoding cytochrome d ubiquinol oxidase subunit II, producing the protein MDLAYWLPIIYMAAMGLALLIYVILDGYDLGVGMLMPLANEQEKDLMVASIGPFWDANETWIVLGVGILLIAFPLAHGIVLTALYLPVTIMLMGLILRGVAFDLRVKAGDHRKGLWNKAFFLGSLIASTAQGWMLGSYVTGLEPGGTNLLFSALIALTLPALYLILGCGWLLMKTEGELLTKSINWARKAIWPMGLGLLMVSLATPVVSEVIADKWFTWPNMLMLAPIPLLSAACFGGIVYLLQRDNWIYRGRGWLLYVLTVAICVLASLGLAYSLFPNIIIGQMTIWDASASVSSLLFTLVGVVLTLPMILAYTIFVYKIFHGKATELRYD
- a CDS encoding metal-sensing transcriptional repressor gives rise to the protein MDSNWDKKRKALISRLSRVEGQLRGIQRMMEEEQDCEPVAQQLAAARRALDKAFFETMACAMEQELCNSSGKPAAEVENQIRHITGLLSKYS